Proteins co-encoded in one Candidatus Poribacteria bacterium genomic window:
- a CDS encoding TRAP transporter fused permease subunit, which translates to MRQKIKDNIFLIVSVLLCLFILAEVNYPQLAPQSELALFAMLGLIVVFLRYPIHPRFADNPVFQTLDVVFIGSVIACFGYVVVQTEPIFQGFWLDDKSLGDRAGAELPLDYIVGGIGLILVLEATRRSIGLTLPLLSLAFLLYAGFGQFMPDGLFPHRGYSVQRIISQTFLHSQGTFGIALRVMFTYVFLFVLFGTLLERTGATSYVLDLARRVFGTSAGAPAKVAVLSSGMMGSLSGSAVANTATTGTFTIPLMQRSGFPPTIAGGIEAAASSGGALVPPIMGAAAYMMLEIVEPAVTYLEIIRAALLPAILYYTGMLCMVHFSAKFASRELAMKKSVEFDRQSSNLADDETSDSPNETQDTVQEEKHGKLLTLQGFIFLAAFVTLIGVLLIGATAFRAVSWSLLIVIAITLLGYLIRRIRGRPSTAETGVGVSDLRQGVNFLISPCERAAQSGVSLIAAAACVGIILGVVTLTGIGSKLPSVLLPLASTNLVLALFFLMISTIILGMGLPSSVCYLLMAILVGPVLLDLGVVPLAAHFFIFYFGMMSMVTPPVALAAYAAAAIAGSGIMATGFAAFRFALVGFALPYAFVLRPALLWLNSDGGIPGLWTVFGTFSLTLVGTVIFAAAIAGYVFNRLALWTRGILFAAALILFFIPTDVQFVWIHGIVMLAGIAIFYYNWRIKETHHEKPN; encoded by the coding sequence TTGAGACAAAAAATAAAAGATAATATCTTTCTAATAGTCTCGGTGCTGCTGTGTCTCTTTATCTTAGCCGAGGTCAATTACCCGCAGCTCGCACCACAATCAGAGTTAGCACTCTTCGCGATGTTGGGGTTAATAGTGGTATTTTTGAGGTACCCTATTCATCCACGTTTCGCGGACAACCCTGTTTTTCAAACGCTTGATGTTGTGTTTATAGGCAGTGTGATCGCCTGCTTCGGCTACGTTGTAGTGCAAACAGAACCGATTTTTCAAGGCTTCTGGTTAGACGATAAATCCCTCGGTGATCGCGCTGGTGCAGAATTGCCACTGGATTACATCGTCGGTGGAATCGGACTTATTTTAGTATTAGAGGCGACGCGCCGTTCTATTGGTCTGACACTCCCGCTACTTTCTCTCGCATTTCTTCTCTATGCTGGTTTTGGGCAGTTTATGCCGGATGGGTTGTTTCCACATCGTGGGTATTCCGTTCAACGTATTATCAGTCAAACTTTTTTACACAGTCAAGGCACATTTGGCATCGCGCTTCGGGTAATGTTCACGTATGTGTTCCTATTTGTCCTGTTCGGTACGTTGCTCGAACGGACGGGAGCAACCAGTTATGTCTTGGATTTGGCGAGGCGCGTATTCGGTACGAGTGCAGGCGCGCCTGCCAAGGTTGCTGTGCTGAGTAGCGGTATGATGGGATCACTGTCGGGTTCTGCCGTAGCAAACACGGCGACGACTGGAACCTTTACGATTCCGCTGATGCAACGCTCTGGGTTTCCGCCTACGATAGCAGGTGGCATTGAAGCCGCGGCGAGTTCTGGCGGCGCATTAGTACCACCGATCATGGGGGCAGCCGCATATATGATGCTCGAAATCGTGGAGCCTGCTGTCACCTATTTGGAGATCATCAGGGCGGCACTACTACCAGCTATCCTTTATTATACTGGTATGTTGTGTATGGTACACTTTTCTGCGAAGTTCGCGAGCCGAGAACTTGCGATGAAAAAGTCAGTGGAGTTTGACAGGCAATCTTCAAATCTGGCGGATGATGAAACATCAGACAGTCCTAACGAAACGCAAGACACGGTGCAGGAAGAAAAGCATGGAAAACTTTTGACGCTGCAAGGGTTTATCTTTCTCGCTGCGTTTGTTACGCTCATCGGTGTTTTGCTAATAGGTGCTACAGCGTTCCGCGCGGTGAGTTGGAGTCTATTAATAGTTATCGCAATAACGCTGTTGGGCTACCTGATACGTCGAATACGTGGACGCCCCTCTACCGCTGAAACGGGTGTTGGTGTTTCGGATTTGAGGCAAGGGGTCAACTTTTTAATATCGCCTTGTGAACGGGCAGCGCAGAGTGGCGTTTCGTTGATTGCGGCTGCAGCATGCGTTGGTATCATTTTAGGGGTCGTGACACTGACGGGTATCGGTAGTAAGTTGCCATCGGTGCTTTTACCGCTTGCATCCACTAACCTCGTGTTAGCACTGTTCTTTCTGATGATCTCGACAATTATCCTTGGGATGGGCTTGCCTTCATCGGTCTGTTATCTGCTGATGGCGATCTTAGTGGGTCCCGTGCTTCTGGATTTGGGCGTTGTTCCGCTCGCGGCGCATTTTTTTATCTTCTATTTCGGGATGATGTCGATGGTGACCCCACCTGTTGCATTGGCGGCGTATGCTGCGGCTGCAATCGCAGGTTCCGGGATAATGGCGACAGGGTTTGCAGCCTTCAGGTTCGCGCTCGTCGGTTTCGCGTTGCCTTACGCGTTTGTCCTGCGCCCCGCGTTACTCTGGCTGAATAGCGATGGTGGTATACCAGGTTTATGGACAGTTTTCGGGACTTTCTCTCTCACGCTGGTTGGCACTGTTATCTTTGCGGCTGCGATTGCTGGTTATGTCTTTAACAGGTTAGCCCTATGGACACGCGGTATTCTGTTTGCCGCTGCACTCATTCTCTTTTTTATCCCGACCGACGTTCAGTTTGTGTGGATTCATGGAATAGTAATGCTCGCAGGTATTGCCATTTTCTATTATAATTGGCGAATAAAGGAGACACACCATGAAAAGCCCAATTAG
- a CDS encoding sodium:solute symporter family protein, with protein MSLVVIFSYLAVVLILGVLSHKLFRNTGEDYFVASRTINWFILLMTLFGTNMTAFSILGASGEAYHRGIGVFALMASSSAIVVPCVFLFIGTRLWRIGKRFGYVTQAQYFRDRWESDGIGLLLFILFVLLLIPYLLIGVMGGGGTLATLTDGKIPQWAGGLLICAVVLCYVTYSGMRGTAWVNTFQTLVFMTLGGITFFVITNRMGGFANAISKVDTGLLMQAEHIKPLELLTYLCIPLCVGMFPHIFSHFLTAKDVGTFRYAIILYPLCIAIVWIPSVLLGILGNVDVPGLKGSQANNVLIQMIGMHAPGVLAGFLGAGVFAAIMSSLDSQSLAIGSMFTHDIIGHYRREAFSEKQRVWVGRLFVSGVLCITYLISLIATPSIFRLAIWSFTGFSGLFPIVVAALFWRRSTKSGVFAAIISVILLWLYFFLRNWQTPGYTVGGTGIMPVTILIVISSVTLIIVSLLTKPPNSQTLGKFFD; from the coding sequence ATGAGTCTTGTTGTTATTTTTTCCTACCTTGCTGTGGTGTTGATTCTCGGTGTTTTGAGTCATAAACTTTTCCGAAATACTGGAGAAGACTACTTCGTCGCGAGCCGGACTATCAATTGGTTTATCCTGTTGATGACGCTTTTCGGTACGAATATGACAGCGTTCTCGATTCTCGGGGCATCCGGTGAAGCCTATCACAGAGGTATCGGTGTTTTTGCGCTGATGGCTTCTTCTTCTGCGATCGTTGTACCGTGTGTGTTCCTCTTTATCGGGACCCGCTTATGGCGAATAGGAAAACGATTCGGCTATGTAACACAGGCGCAGTACTTCCGAGACCGCTGGGAGTCCGATGGCATAGGACTATTGCTCTTTATTTTATTTGTGTTGCTGCTTATACCGTATCTACTGATCGGAGTGATGGGCGGCGGAGGGACATTGGCGACCCTCACAGATGGAAAAATTCCACAATGGGCTGGCGGCTTACTCATCTGTGCTGTTGTGCTCTGTTACGTTACCTACAGCGGGATGCGAGGCACCGCTTGGGTGAATACCTTCCAGACACTCGTTTTCATGACACTCGGAGGTATTACCTTCTTTGTTATCACAAATCGGATGGGCGGCTTTGCAAACGCAATCTCTAAAGTTGACACGGGTTTGCTGATGCAGGCGGAGCATATTAAACCGTTAGAACTATTGACATACCTCTGTATTCCGCTCTGTGTCGGTATGTTCCCACATATCTTCTCACATTTTCTAACCGCAAAAGATGTCGGGACGTTCCGTTATGCAATTATCCTGTATCCATTGTGTATCGCAATTGTGTGGATTCCGAGCGTGCTGCTCGGAATATTAGGAAATGTAGATGTTCCGGGCTTAAAGGGATCGCAAGCAAACAATGTGCTGATTCAGATGATCGGTATGCACGCGCCCGGTGTGTTAGCGGGGTTTTTAGGCGCAGGTGTCTTCGCGGCGATTATGTCGTCGCTCGACTCACAATCACTCGCTATTGGGAGCATGTTCACACATGATATTATTGGGCATTATCGTCGAGAGGCGTTTTCCGAGAAACAGCGGGTATGGGTCGGACGACTGTTTGTCAGCGGTGTGCTTTGCATCACTTATCTAATCTCTCTCATTGCGACACCGAGCATTTTTAGGCTCGCGATCTGGTCATTCACAGGGTTTTCGGGGCTTTTTCCGATTGTGGTAGCGGCACTGTTCTGGCGGCGGAGTACAAAAAGCGGAGTATTCGCCGCGATTATAAGCGTTATTCTGTTATGGCTCTATTTCTTTCTCCGCAACTGGCAGACCCCCGGATACACTGTGGGTGGAACTGGAATTATGCCTGTTACGATCCTAATCGTTATTTCGTCTGTCACCTTGATAATCGTTTCGCTACTCACGAAACCGCCGAATTCACAGACACTTGGGAAGTTTTTTGATTGA